Part of the Longimicrobiales bacterium genome is shown below.
GCACTTCGTAGTTGCCGGGGCGTGCGATGTCTCCTGAAAGGGAGATCACCTTTGTGCCCGCCTGGTCACCTAGTCCGAGCCCCCGGTACCAGTCGGCGCCATGCAGGACGATCGGCGGAATTGACGCGAGCGTTTCGACGTTGTTTACCGCAGTCGGCGTGCCCTCGTACCCGTGGGTGACGGGGTAGGGCGGGCGATTGCGTGGGAACGGGTGTTTTCCTTCGAGCGAGTTGAGCAGCGACGTTTCCTCACCGCAGATGTAGGCCCCGGCACCACGCCGAACGTAGATGTGGATACTCTGGCCTGAGCCGAAGACGTCATTTCCCAGAACCCCCGCTTGCTCAGCCTGGGCGATTGCACCTTCGAGGAGTGCCTCGGTTTCCGGGTATTCGTATCGGAGATAGAGAAACGCACGCGGCGCTCCTGTCGCGTAGCAGGCGAGTGCCATTCCTTCGAGCACCGCGTGCGGGTCGTGGTCCATGAGGGCGCGATCTTTGAAGCATCCAGGCTCGCCCTCGTCCGCGTTACAGACCACGGTCTTGGGTCCACCGTCAGCCTCGGCGACTGCTCGCCACTTGCGACCAGTCGGGAAGCCTGCGCCACCCCGGCCTGCCAGGCCGCTCTCATCGATCATCGTGAGCAGCGCTTCGGGGGACATTTTTGTGACAGCCTTCTCCAGGGCGTCGTATCCACCCGAGCTACGGTAGCCGGCAAGCGTCTTTCGATCAGCCTCACGGATGTGGGCGAAGACGCACTCGTCGATCCCTTCAGGTGGAGCCGGAGGCATCGGCGTCGCACGGATGTCCATCGCATCGGCAGACAGGCCTACCAGCGTTGTGTTGCCTCGAAGAACTGGGATCGGTTCGTCGCATCGTCCGCTGCACGCCATCCCAGTGGCACCCTCGATTGAATCGAGGAGATCGTGAGCGCCGTGAAGGCAGCAGATGGGGCCGGTACATACACGAGAGCCTTCGAGCCCGCCGGGTTCGCGAGAAAAGTGATGGTAGAATGTGATCGTGCCAAACAGGTCTGCGATCGGAATCCGCAGGCCTTTGGCCACGGCGCGCAGCGCTTCCTCGCTGAGGTGTCCGTCGCGCTCATGGAGTCGGTGCAAGAGCGGAAGAAGTGGGGCGGGCTCCGACTTGGCTTGTGCGATCAGCTCGTCGGTGGTCGGCGTCATTCAAGCCTGTGCAATTTAGGGAGATAGGGGGTATGAGTCAGAATTGCAGGCTTGCCGTCTCTGCACAACAACCTTGACTCGTTTCGGACACCGGCGCGGCCCCGAACGAGTCGGATCATGTCAGCACGCTAACCTTTTCTTGACCCGGCTTGGCCGGTGGATGTGAGGAGACCCCAGGCCATCCCTAGGTGTGCGGGCAGTGCCAAGGCAAAGAACATCGCGTTCTGATGTTGAGACGTGGGGATGATCTGCCAAACCAGACCCAAGCCTCCGACTGCGGCTATGGTGAGGGCCAGCCATGAGCTGACCGGCCTCCACCGAGGGCGCATCGACGAGAGCACCAACGTTGCCGCGAGCCCCAATAACAGTGGGTTGAACAGGAACAGATTTTCGTTCCGGTAGGCGAAGGTGTGATCAGTGAACAGGAGGAGGACGAGAATCGAGCCCAGAATGCCCCCGGATATGGTCCATACCAGTGCCAGCAGGGTTAGTGCCCGTCGCGCAGGCGTCGATGCCTGCACACTCGGTAGTGCCAGTGCGGCGAACGAGAGCCCTAGTCCAAGTCCCCCGAGGAGAAAGAACAGGAACCAGCGCAAACCGTCCGGAGGCTCTGAGGTTCGAAGTTCGCCCCCGCCCACCTGCTCGGAGATAACGAGAGGTCGGGTGCCGCCGTTCGGGCCAGTGACTCGGACGTTTCGGAGCTGATCCCGTAGCGTCAGCGGGAGGAACATCTCCTCCCAGACCGAGATCGGCGCGTCGGTGTGCTCCCCAAGCAGCAGGTCTACGCCTGTCGAGATCAGCGGATCGGCCTGTGTGAATTCCCTGGTGTGATCTCGATAGGTCGCGTGGCTGCCGAGTGCCCGAAACTGATCCTCGAGTGCTCCGTTGAGAACTAGATCCAGGATGTTCCGGATGCGAGTCGAGCAGTTGTCGAGGTAGTACTGATAGATGTACTCACGATTGTCGGGCAACGCGTTGATGGCAGCGAGCGTCTGCAGTTCCTGCTTCTGGGCTGGCGTGAGGTTCAGCTCCTGAAGGACGACCCGTCGATCCGCGTTGGTGTACATGTCGACCATCGCGTCGGTCTGAAACGCAGCCATGCGGTAGAGCATCCGGCCTTGAAGAAAGCGCGAGACGAAGCTGACCTGCTTGAAGTCGAAGATGCCCCAGTTATAGGAGATATCTCTGCCTGTTCGGGTATTCAGGACGCGCAGGGCGTTGTGCCCGTACCGCTCCCATATCTCGTGTCCTGGCCCGGCGGTGACCAACCAGACGCGGAGGTCCTCACCAGGCAGGTAACTGGACTCTTCCGTGCGCTCGCCAGAGGCATCATCTAACTCTTGAGCAGCACTGGCCGCTGGCGTGCTCGCGAATAGTACGAGGACGAACAGGATATGGGTGCGCAGGATATGGGTGATGCGAGACGTCATGAACTCTCCCGATGGCTCAATCTGGCAGAATCAGTACGGCTGATTCAAGCGACGCGTTCCCAGCGTCGAAATATGTATGGTGGCATCCAGTTTCTCTGAATAGCTTTTTGGCGTTGGCTTTCCGTTTGTCCGCAGGGGACTGAAATGAAAAAGATGCTGCTCGCAGCTACGATGGCCGCGGCTGTTTTCGCACCGTCGTCCGCCGAGGCCCAGGTCAGTGGTTTTGGCGTCGGCCTCGTGGCTGGCGAGCCGACGGGTCTTACGGCTCGGGGCCAGTACGGGAGCAATTCGTATCAGTCGCATGTGGCGTGGTCTTTCAAAGGCGAGGGCAATCTGAGCATTTCGCTCGACTACCTGCGGTCGTTCGAGAACGCCGAGAATATTCCGCTGTATGTGGGCCTTGGGCTCGGAACCAGCTTCGCGAGTGAGGCAGTCACGAGTGAATTCGGACTGAATGCCCGCGTTCCGGTTGGGGTAAGCATCACGTTGAACTCTGCGCCCGTCGAGATCTTCGGAGAATTCGCGCCGGGTCTGGCGATCCTGCCGGAGATCGGTTTCTACTGGGGACTCGCGGCCGGCGGTCGCTACTACCCCCCAAGCTGATGAGGGCCGGCCCTATCC
Proteins encoded:
- a CDS encoding NAD(P)H-dependent oxidoreductase subunit E, which translates into the protein MTPTTDELIAQAKSEPAPLLPLLHRLHERDGHLSEEALRAVAKGLRIPIADLFGTITFYHHFSREPGGLEGSRVCTGPICCLHGAHDLLDSIEGATGMACSGRCDEPIPVLRGNTTLVGLSADAMDIRATPMPPAPPEGIDECVFAHIREADRKTLAGYRSSGGYDALEKAVTKMSPEALLTMIDESGLAGRGGAGFPTGRKWRAVAEADGGPKTVVCNADEGEPGCFKDRALMDHDPHAVLEGMALACYATGAPRAFLYLRYEYPETEALLEGAIAQAEQAGVLGNDVFGSGQSIHIYVRRGAGAYICGEETSLLNSLEGKHPFPRNRPPYPVTHGYEGTPTAVNNVETLASIPPIVLHGADWYRGLGLGDQAGTKVISLSGDIARPGNYEVPLGMPLSTLLNEWAGGCASGRSIQAVTMAGLSGGFLAGDDLDVTLDEPSIRARGSFLGAGGIMVFDDTRDMIAIAHMAMEFFAEESCGKCFPCRIGTQRLTERLAGDVGPDDLTAWLDEVNDLNKTMKETSACGLGQAAPLITESLLRYFPAEVKAHVSQENDVR
- a CDS encoding DUF4105 domain-containing protein → MTSRITHILRTHILFVLVLFASTPAASAAQELDDASGERTEESSYLPGEDLRVWLVTAGPGHEIWERYGHNALRVLNTRTGRDISYNWGIFDFKQVSFVSRFLQGRMLYRMAAFQTDAMVDMYTNADRRVVLQELNLTPAQKQELQTLAAINALPDNREYIYQYYLDNCSTRIRNILDLVLNGALEDQFRALGSHATYRDHTREFTQADPLISTGVDLLLGEHTDAPISVWEEMFLPLTLRDQLRNVRVTGPNGGTRPLVISEQVGGGELRTSEPPDGLRWFLFFLLGGLGLGLSFAALALPSVQASTPARRALTLLALVWTISGGILGSILVLLLFTDHTFAYRNENLFLFNPLLLGLAATLVLSSMRPRWRPVSSWLALTIAAVGGLGLVWQIIPTSQHQNAMFFALALPAHLGMAWGLLTSTGQAGSRKG